One window from the genome of Dyella sp. A6 encodes:
- a CDS encoding MFS transporter: MSETASAKIAARLDRLPPSRTIWKIVLWISLGGVFEFYDLFFTGYVAPGMMKSGLFTPQSLGFFANLDSIKIAGFGTFVFCTFAGLWVGVVLFGHMADRYGRRPVFTWSLVWYVACTAIMAFQRSGEMLNVWRFIAGVGFAVQLVTIDTYISELIPSAERGRAFSVNQFITFCIVPVVALLAWLLVPLSPLGIDGWRWVVLTGSIGAVLVWLLVQGIPESPRWLALQGRTDEAEAIMTAIELRVTAETGKPLPPPALAHAEETGLGQGRLAEIFSPQYRQRTLMLSVFNMAQVIGFYGFAAWVPTLLIARGVTVTHSLEYSFIIAIANPVGPLLGVLFADRIERKVQIIIGLVVMGLSMLAFAMANSPLVLIALGVLFTLSANVMSYAYHNYQAELYPTRIRSRAVGFVYSWSRIAAAFAGLAIGYLLHAGGALAVAAFIASAMVIGIAMIGIFGPKTKGVALEKISH, encoded by the coding sequence GTGTCTGAAACTGCTTCTGCCAAGATCGCCGCCCGCCTTGATCGGCTGCCACCATCACGCACGATATGGAAGATCGTCCTGTGGATCTCGCTTGGTGGTGTATTCGAGTTCTACGACCTCTTCTTCACCGGCTATGTGGCCCCGGGCATGATGAAATCCGGGCTGTTCACGCCACAATCCCTGGGATTCTTCGCCAACCTCGACTCGATCAAGATTGCCGGCTTCGGCACCTTCGTGTTCTGTACCTTCGCAGGCCTTTGGGTGGGCGTGGTTCTATTCGGTCACATGGCTGACCGCTACGGCCGTCGTCCGGTATTCACCTGGTCACTGGTCTGGTACGTAGCCTGTACCGCCATCATGGCCTTTCAACGAAGCGGTGAAATGCTCAATGTCTGGCGCTTCATCGCAGGTGTGGGCTTTGCGGTGCAGCTGGTCACCATTGACACCTACATCTCCGAACTGATTCCCAGCGCGGAGCGTGGACGCGCGTTCTCCGTGAACCAGTTCATCACGTTCTGTATTGTGCCTGTAGTGGCGCTGCTAGCGTGGCTACTGGTTCCGCTCAGTCCCCTTGGCATCGACGGCTGGCGCTGGGTGGTGCTGACTGGATCGATAGGTGCCGTGCTGGTATGGCTGCTTGTACAGGGAATACCCGAGAGTCCGCGTTGGCTGGCCCTGCAGGGGCGCACGGACGAAGCAGAAGCGATCATGACCGCCATCGAACTGCGCGTGACTGCGGAAACCGGCAAGCCACTACCGCCGCCCGCCTTGGCTCATGCCGAGGAAACCGGCCTCGGCCAGGGTCGTCTCGCGGAAATTTTTTCTCCACAGTACCGCCAACGCACCCTGATGTTGTCGGTGTTCAACATGGCGCAAGTGATCGGTTTTTACGGGTTTGCGGCATGGGTACCCACACTGCTGATCGCGCGCGGCGTCACCGTTACGCACAGCCTCGAATATTCCTTCATCATTGCGATCGCCAACCCGGTTGGACCACTGCTTGGCGTGCTGTTCGCCGATCGTATCGAGCGCAAGGTACAGATCATCATTGGCCTGGTAGTCATGGGCCTGAGCATGCTGGCTTTTGCCATGGCGAACAGCCCCCTCGTGCTCATCGCGCTAGGCGTATTGTTCACCCTGTCAGCCAACGTGATGTCGTACGCCTACCACAACTATCAGGCTGAGCTATATCCCACCCGCATACGCTCCCGCGCGGTCGGCTTCGTCTACTCCTGGAGCCGCATCGCCGCCGCATTCGCCGGCCTTGCCATCGGTTACCTACTCCACGCCGGCGGCGCCTTGGCAGTAGCGGCGTTCATCGCAAGCGCCATGGTGATAGGCATCGCGATGATCGGCATCTTCGGCCCAAAGACCAAGGGTGTTGCACTGGAGAAAATCAGTCACTGA
- a CDS encoding PstS family phosphate ABC transporter substrate-binding protein encodes MQTLLSNWAGVFNATTQDVAVVVGTGTRYSSAGVAATLAGKANCISFAREPFPSERTSVEHRLGRRLLVVPVAGGSYATPHGTFALAVYVNRSNPLRGLDLAQLAAIFSGMPGPGRDHARTTWGQLGLRGRWAKRPIHLYGMTPLRTSGNPPGIVNFLDERVLHGQRWRADLRVERDSPGSTALTAIVRQVGRDPDGIGYSGFGYAKGAVRAVPMSLHTGMTYVMGSHAEVAVGHYALARLIYLGFPSTPAGGLSQPACKFLTYVLSPRGQHQVARDHMHFMPLTPMQRHDALLELARDCDTTKPAYLDRNGAVRIVGYNDMLWMLQAINRLYAKRYPGTHFSLILEGTRTAPAALAEGRSLFAPMGAEFLPEALADYRRKIGSDPLQFRVAHAALDPRARSSPLAIYVHPGNPLASIDLAQLRRSFTGAKPLETWGQLGLAGIWAKRPIHPCGLAADTALGRYMRRHHFADEHYAANYTGYRESVQVIRRVAADPDALCIADLNQANSSVRMLSIRLGAEQGVSTGSAADIVSGRYPLDRYLYIYTRAPEAGHRNLLLCRYLTLLLSRQGQRIMTASRPGYLPLSRAQRDVERVRVRRLLCGSEAVPRGHMPIVFRPHQ; translated from the coding sequence ATGCAGACGCTTTTGTCGAACTGGGCGGGGGTTTTCAATGCGACGACGCAGGACGTGGCCGTCGTGGTCGGCACAGGCACTCGTTACTCTTCCGCTGGCGTGGCTGCCACGTTGGCTGGCAAGGCCAACTGCATCAGTTTCGCACGCGAGCCATTTCCATCGGAGCGCACATCCGTCGAGCACAGGTTGGGACGGAGACTCCTTGTCGTCCCGGTTGCAGGCGGTAGTTATGCCACGCCACATGGCACCTTCGCGCTGGCGGTCTATGTCAATCGTTCCAACCCACTTCGTGGCCTAGATCTCGCGCAGCTCGCAGCGATCTTTTCAGGGATGCCCGGACCAGGCCGGGACCATGCGCGGACGACCTGGGGCCAGCTCGGACTACGAGGGAGGTGGGCCAAACGTCCGATCCACCTGTATGGGATGACACCGCTGCGCACCTCCGGTAACCCGCCCGGCATCGTGAATTTTCTCGATGAGCGCGTCTTGCATGGACAGCGCTGGCGCGCGGATCTGCGGGTAGAGAGGGATAGTCCCGGCTCCACCGCGTTGACGGCTATCGTGCGACAGGTCGGGCGTGATCCGGATGGAATCGGCTACAGCGGCTTCGGCTACGCGAAGGGGGCTGTGCGCGCAGTGCCGATGTCGCTGCATACAGGCATGACCTACGTGATGGGTAGTCATGCTGAGGTCGCCGTCGGGCACTATGCGCTCGCGCGCCTGATCTACCTGGGCTTTCCGTCCACGCCCGCGGGAGGACTTTCGCAGCCGGCCTGCAAGTTTCTTACCTATGTGCTGAGCCCACGCGGTCAGCACCAGGTAGCGCGTGATCACATGCACTTCATGCCGCTGACGCCGATGCAGCGACACGATGCGCTTCTGGAACTGGCTCGCGATTGCGATACGACAAAACCGGCCTACCTGGATCGGAATGGCGCGGTGCGCATCGTTGGCTATAACGACATGCTCTGGATGTTGCAGGCGATCAATCGACTCTACGCGAAACGCTATCCTGGCACCCACTTCTCGCTGATTCTTGAAGGAACGCGCACTGCGCCGGCGGCCCTGGCTGAAGGGCGCAGCCTGTTTGCGCCGATGGGGGCGGAGTTCCTGCCTGAGGCATTGGCAGACTACCGTCGAAAAATCGGTAGCGATCCGCTGCAGTTCAGAGTGGCACATGCCGCGCTCGATCCGCGCGCGCGTTCATCGCCGTTGGCGATCTACGTTCATCCGGGTAACCCACTTGCCAGCATTGATCTGGCCCAACTGCGTCGCAGCTTCACCGGCGCCAAACCACTGGAAACCTGGGGGCAGCTGGGGCTGGCTGGAATCTGGGCGAAACGGCCCATCCATCCGTGCGGTCTGGCAGCGGACACCGCGTTAGGACGCTACATGCGTCGGCATCACTTCGCGGACGAGCATTATGCCGCCAACTACACTGGCTACCGTGAGTCCGTGCAGGTGATCCGGCGGGTAGCTGCCGATCCCGATGCACTATGCATTGCAGATCTCAACCAAGCCAATAGTTCGGTGCGCATGTTGAGCATCCGGCTTGGTGCAGAGCAGGGAGTCTCGACGGGATCAGCCGCGGACATCGTGTCCGGCCGCTATCCCCTGGACCGTTATCTCTACATCTACACCCGCGCACCTGAGGCTGGTCATCGCAACCTCCTACTTTGTCGTTACCTTACGTTGCTGCTGTCCAGGCAAGGGCAGCGGATAATGACTGCATCCCGCCCAGGCTATTTACCGCTTAGTCGCGCGCAACGGGATGTGGAGCGGGTCCGAGTCAGACGTCTGCTATGCGGATCGGAGGCCGTGCCGCGAGGGCATATGCCGATCGTCTTTCGTCCGCATCAGTGA
- a CDS encoding ABC transporter substrate-binding protein, translated as MKKLAISFTAALIVSSMAMARDRDAPVDSPDCTTTSPHRVVLLVDEIDKIRNFPVVLAERLGYFDEGKVIVTVMNTRHDVPSVDMLKDGRVDAVMAYYHHNVVNQSKGIDTEAIVTLGVTPGAKVYVANQVRNKYRSATDLKGARIITGGAGSSKTTIANALVLSGGHGLGDYTRLPTMYARNVDTLRRGEADLVVAPTPEGDLYESQGVGSVFADLTTVRGTKKALGTLFPSSTVYMMSAEVKAHPEVAQLLADAFVRTLHFIHTHTPEQIMAVMPPQIVGKDRGAYLKELKEEIPMFDNDGRMPAKGATKEWQVLTAANPSYWRVRVNDTYTNTFVDKALKAYR; from the coding sequence ATGAAAAAACTTGCTATTTCCTTTACCGCCGCCCTCATCGTGAGCAGCATGGCCATGGCCCGTGACCGTGACGCACCGGTGGATTCGCCTGACTGTACGACTACGTCTCCGCATCGTGTCGTGCTACTGGTCGACGAGATCGATAAGATCCGCAACTTTCCCGTCGTGCTCGCCGAGCGTCTCGGCTATTTCGACGAGGGGAAAGTGATCGTGACCGTCATGAACACACGGCACGATGTGCCTAGCGTGGACATGCTCAAAGATGGGCGAGTCGATGCGGTAATGGCTTATTACCACCATAACGTGGTCAATCAATCGAAAGGCATCGACACCGAAGCGATCGTCACTCTGGGCGTAACGCCTGGCGCGAAGGTCTATGTCGCCAATCAGGTGCGCAACAAGTATCGAAGCGCGACGGATCTGAAGGGCGCACGCATCATCACGGGTGGTGCGGGTTCCTCCAAGACAACGATTGCCAACGCACTCGTCTTGTCGGGTGGACACGGTCTTGGCGATTACACGCGGTTGCCCACGATGTACGCAAGGAACGTAGACACATTGCGTCGAGGTGAGGCGGACCTGGTTGTCGCACCGACTCCGGAGGGGGATCTGTACGAATCCCAGGGCGTGGGGTCGGTCTTCGCGGATCTGACAACCGTGCGCGGCACCAAAAAGGCTTTGGGAACGCTTTTTCCGTCGAGCACGGTGTACATGATGAGTGCAGAGGTGAAAGCACACCCTGAGGTTGCGCAACTCCTGGCCGATGCCTTCGTGCGCACGTTGCACTTCATCCACACGCATACGCCTGAGCAGATCATGGCAGTGATGCCGCCGCAGATCGTAGGCAAGGACCGCGGGGCTTACCTGAAGGAACTGAAGGAAGAAATCCCGATGTTCGATAACGACGGAAGGATGCCTGCCAAGGGCGCGACCAAGGAATGGCAGGTGCTGACCGCGGCCAATCCGTCGTATTGGCGTGTGAGGGTGAATGATACGTATACCAACACGTTCGTTGACAAGGCGCTGAAGGCCTATCGATGA
- a CDS encoding PepSY domain-containing protein, with translation MKHAFRSRLLQVHRWTGLTIGLLFCLMAATGAAIVFRAELEPVISRSLLTIPVCTSRVPLDELAANAAALRPGVKPDYVRIIAGKPGEPRMPVAIVRLEDAVFVYLNPCTGKVLGQRPRYGGLLGRIEQIHRFLFIEHGRLIAGTCAMVFGLSLIIGGVVLWWPRTRTGWRMALAVKAGSPARLSAFHLHRVMGVCAAAVLLSLVLTGLPFAFKWYKQGIYTVTGSRMTVSPMSVVPAHDARRLPLETFWRTALTLVPDPQDALIHIPYKTRDPVEIWLIAHDAPHPNARTMLYLDAYSGKVLSFVPYAKNSLGFRLYFWMLSWHTGQYGGVFAQLLLLFGALSVPILGYTGIRNFIRRTRGPVSGNATLEVRVAGRTVEADGVCAFELVARNGGKLPAFTAGSHIDVYVGSFVRQYSLCGDPRDRRRYLIAVLCAPESRGASAMLHERVKTDDLLEIGPPRNHFALDESVSHSLLLAGGIGITPILGMAEKLARGGAEFEMHYCTRSRSRTAFLQRIAGSSWAQCVSFHFSDERGGRLDIDHVLSRQPVGTHLYVCGPAGFTDAVLEAAHRHGWATEQLHSERFAAQAKQPVMTHAFVVRAASTGRTFQVAEHVSIAATLAEHGVEIPVSCGQGICGTCVMRLISGEVEHLDSVLTGVQRERGYFTPCCSRAKGEYLVLDL, from the coding sequence ATGAAGCACGCATTCCGTTCGCGGTTGCTACAGGTCCATCGCTGGACCGGCCTGACCATCGGGCTGCTGTTCTGCCTCATGGCGGCAACGGGGGCGGCTATCGTGTTTCGTGCGGAACTTGAGCCGGTAATAAGCCGTAGTCTGCTGACCATACCAGTCTGTACGTCGCGCGTGCCGTTGGATGAGCTCGCCGCAAACGCAGCTGCCTTGCGGCCTGGGGTAAAACCCGACTATGTCCGCATAATTGCTGGAAAGCCGGGTGAACCGCGCATGCCGGTGGCGATAGTTCGCCTTGAGGATGCAGTTTTTGTGTATCTCAATCCCTGCACCGGGAAAGTGCTCGGCCAGCGCCCACGCTACGGCGGTCTTCTCGGCCGCATCGAGCAGATTCATCGCTTTCTCTTCATCGAGCACGGTCGGCTGATTGCGGGCACGTGCGCAATGGTCTTCGGGCTTTCGCTCATCATCGGCGGAGTCGTGCTCTGGTGGCCGCGAACACGCACCGGATGGCGGATGGCACTCGCGGTCAAAGCTGGCTCGCCTGCACGGTTATCAGCCTTCCATTTACACCGGGTAATGGGCGTATGCGCTGCGGCCGTCCTGCTGTCGCTGGTCCTGACTGGACTGCCCTTCGCATTCAAGTGGTACAAACAAGGCATCTACACGGTCACCGGTTCACGGATGACCGTGTCACCGATGTCGGTAGTACCGGCTCATGATGCCAGGCGTTTGCCACTCGAAACGTTCTGGCGCACGGCGCTGACGCTCGTGCCCGATCCGCAGGATGCGCTGATACACATTCCGTACAAGACGCGTGATCCCGTCGAAATATGGCTGATCGCCCATGATGCGCCGCATCCGAATGCACGCACGATGCTGTACCTCGATGCCTATAGTGGCAAGGTGCTTAGCTTCGTGCCGTATGCGAAGAACAGTCTCGGTTTTCGCCTGTATTTCTGGATGTTGTCCTGGCACACAGGACAATACGGCGGAGTGTTTGCACAACTACTGCTGCTCTTCGGTGCGCTATCGGTACCGATACTCGGATACACAGGCATACGCAACTTCATACGCCGTACCCGTGGTCCAGTCTCCGGCAACGCCACGTTGGAAGTGCGTGTCGCCGGCAGGACAGTCGAGGCCGACGGTGTGTGTGCATTCGAGCTCGTCGCGCGAAACGGAGGCAAGTTGCCCGCGTTTACCGCGGGCTCGCATATTGACGTCTACGTAGGCAGCTTCGTACGTCAATATTCGTTATGTGGCGACCCTCGAGATCGTCGACGCTACTTGATCGCCGTGTTGTGCGCCCCGGAGTCGCGCGGTGCGTCTGCGATGTTGCATGAGCGCGTAAAAACAGATGATCTTCTGGAGATCGGCCCTCCGCGCAACCACTTCGCGCTGGACGAATCGGTTTCCCACTCGCTGCTTCTCGCAGGTGGCATCGGAATTACGCCGATCCTCGGTATGGCTGAGAAGCTCGCGCGCGGTGGCGCCGAGTTCGAGATGCACTACTGCACACGCTCGCGCTCACGCACCGCCTTTCTGCAACGGATTGCGGGCTCGTCCTGGGCGCAGTGTGTGTCTTTCCATTTCAGTGACGAACGGGGCGGACGGCTCGATATCGACCATGTCCTCAGCCGGCAGCCGGTGGGTACACACCTCTATGTATGCGGTCCGGCAGGGTTCACTGACGCGGTGCTGGAAGCCGCGCATCGGCATGGTTGGGCTACGGAGCAGCTCCACAGCGAACGGTTTGCGGCCCAGGCGAAGCAACCGGTGATGACGCATGCGTTTGTTGTCCGGGCAGCAAGCACCGGGAGGACGTTTCAGGTCGCCGAACACGTGAGCATTGCAGCGACGTTGGCCGAACACGGGGTCGAGATCCCGGTGTCATGCGGGCAAGGAATTTGCGGAACCTGCGTAATGCGACTGATATCAGGTGAGGTTGAGCATCTGGACTCGGTGTTGACGGGGGTACAGCGGGAGCGCGGTTATTTCACTCCGTGTTGTTCGCGGGCCAAGGGGGAATATCTGGTGCTGGATCTCTGA
- a CDS encoding PstS family phosphate ABC transporter substrate-binding protein: MALLVAVLAAPVAVAAQRPSASQQVEWLLPVATTHPVQTHAQDEAGKRVGRPLPQPELLQPTLDGSLPLFVPAHGADFHGSIKVGCSDVLPGLVRAWISAFHTFYPRVRVDFGPPYEGTHVAGEMDAGRLDIAFVSRELRPTDVSAFRAHHGYPPLSIPVSGGSYRQFGFLDAVAFFVNRQNPLSHLSLKQLDAVLSRTRLRGGQVTTTWGDLGAKGAWAAQPIHVYAIKPWNGFEEFVRQRVLDTGTQRGHWRKDLHFDPTVFPIAQRVAADPDGIGYAGLAFIDAPVKMLAIGSNGHYVAPTYTNVAMATYPLSRLVYANVNVKPGSSLPPAEREFLRFVLSRQGQQQVLDEAVFLPLRSNQAASARALIGNSVQGEGRP; the protein is encoded by the coding sequence TTGGCGCTGCTGGTCGCAGTTCTTGCTGCTCCGGTGGCAGTTGCAGCACAGCGACCGTCGGCGTCACAGCAGGTTGAGTGGCTGCTGCCGGTGGCGACCACGCATCCGGTTCAGACTCATGCTCAGGATGAAGCCGGCAAGCGCGTCGGCAGGCCATTACCGCAGCCCGAGCTGCTGCAGCCGACGCTCGACGGTTCGTTGCCGCTGTTTGTGCCTGCGCATGGCGCCGACTTTCACGGTTCGATCAAGGTTGGTTGCTCCGATGTTCTGCCCGGATTGGTGAGAGCCTGGATAAGCGCGTTCCACACGTTCTATCCCAGGGTACGAGTCGATTTTGGTCCGCCCTACGAAGGGACCCACGTGGCCGGCGAAATGGATGCCGGCCGGCTCGACATCGCCTTTGTCTCACGCGAGCTCAGGCCTACCGACGTAAGTGCTTTCCGCGCACACCATGGCTATCCACCATTGAGCATTCCGGTCTCGGGCGGTTCGTATCGGCAGTTTGGTTTCCTGGATGCAGTGGCGTTCTTCGTGAACAGGCAAAATCCACTTAGCCATCTGAGCCTGAAGCAACTGGATGCCGTATTGTCGCGCACGCGACTACGCGGCGGGCAGGTCACAACCACTTGGGGCGACCTCGGCGCCAAAGGTGCTTGGGCCGCTCAGCCGATCCATGTGTATGCGATCAAACCCTGGAATGGCTTCGAGGAGTTCGTACGTCAACGCGTGCTCGATACCGGCACGCAGCGTGGACACTGGCGGAAGGACCTGCACTTCGATCCGACGGTGTTTCCGATCGCCCAGCGCGTCGCCGCCGATCCCGATGGTATCGGTTATGCAGGGTTGGCCTTCATCGACGCCCCGGTAAAGATGCTGGCGATCGGAAGCAACGGTCACTATGTGGCACCGACGTATACGAACGTCGCCATGGCGACCTATCCGTTGAGCAGGTTGGTTTACGCCAATGTGAATGTGAAGCCGGGAAGTAGCTTGCCGCCAGCTGAGCGGGAGTTCCTCCGCTTTGTGCTTAGTCGGCAGGGGCAGCAGCAGGTGCTGGACGAGGCTGTGTTCCTGCCGCTGCGTAGTAACCAGGCGGCCAGTGCTCGTGCGTTGATCGGCAACTCGGTGCAAGGGGAAGGTCGTCCATGA
- a CDS encoding TonB-dependent receptor, with the protein MSFRRFNLIAVSIAAVLSAATTQARPGPSPEQPFGGAAKSVSNGQSSSKSSPKKVVTLKAVSVKSRFISAKGHSALKMDVSARDTPFSISTYTGAFMHAVEATKVAELYPYMTGIQSAGITGYDLVFRGFQSGANDQNSILVDGLPGLATRFGSPATIGISRIDVVRGPSSVLNGEEQPGGFVNLITKKPEPYPLYELSSTVTTYDGAGVGIGDRPGLDFAADLTGPLDKDKRFLYRLIMEDSDKDTYRHSSYDRNVYFAPSLTWNISDRTSLTAAYQYQHLHYSYDTYLVAPDSNINLVAPITTRYQEPSDYEKEHGSVLSLFFNHNFGNGISWNIDTRDVWHTDQAHGFDVTAIRPDLLHVARRARGQINRRRYDYVDTNLHIPFDTFGISHKTVIGLTAGRDTLDANRLQFFNAPAKGPESLDISIYDPVYGQVPALSDLPLVANGSAKLLTDRYSVTESYGVYFADMMSLSEHWKATLGLRYARNHESIVERRVAGVPRNSKTNGKFLPMYGLVYQPNKHWSYYASYSTSYVPPAANAIDIHGVNSFVPTWASQIEAGSKANFMDGHLSATLALFRINEKNTFSHFPCAYGTCYQQLGKARSQGAEFEVNARPVDNWQLTAGYSYTDARITASTTPVQVNSRLPDVPYNSAHVWSRYDFTNASLEGLGFGVGVIYNGERQGFSPTKVGVPMLRLPAYTRVDTALYYSRGPYVVTFKVENLFDKTYYQSAGFNGDINLLPGTPRMFTLSVRAYFQ; encoded by the coding sequence ATGTCATTCCGTCGTTTCAATCTAATCGCCGTTTCAATCGCAGCAGTCCTTTCAGCAGCAACCACGCAAGCCCGGCCAGGGCCATCACCCGAGCAGCCGTTCGGAGGTGCTGCGAAGTCGGTGTCGAATGGCCAGTCATCATCAAAGTCATCGCCCAAAAAAGTTGTCACGCTGAAAGCGGTATCGGTCAAAAGTCGCTTCATTTCCGCCAAGGGCCACAGTGCATTGAAGATGGACGTATCTGCCAGGGATACGCCGTTCTCCATCTCCACCTATACAGGTGCCTTCATGCACGCGGTCGAGGCGACCAAGGTCGCCGAGTTGTATCCCTACATGACCGGGATACAGAGTGCCGGCATTACCGGTTACGACCTGGTTTTTCGTGGTTTCCAGAGCGGTGCCAACGATCAGAACTCCATCCTGGTCGATGGGCTGCCGGGGCTGGCAACGCGATTCGGCTCACCAGCAACCATCGGGATCTCGCGTATTGATGTGGTGCGCGGTCCATCCTCGGTGCTCAATGGCGAGGAACAACCGGGCGGATTCGTCAACTTGATCACCAAGAAGCCCGAGCCCTATCCCCTGTATGAGCTGAGCAGCACCGTCACCACCTACGATGGAGCCGGCGTTGGCATCGGAGACAGGCCCGGACTTGACTTCGCGGCCGATTTGACCGGTCCGCTGGACAAGGACAAGCGCTTTCTCTACAGGCTGATCATGGAAGACTCGGACAAGGATACTTACCGTCACTCCAGTTACGACCGCAACGTCTACTTCGCTCCCAGCCTGACCTGGAATATCTCGGACAGGACCAGCCTTACCGCGGCTTATCAATACCAGCACCTGCACTACAGCTACGACACCTATCTGGTCGCGCCGGACAGCAACATCAACCTCGTGGCACCGATCACGACGCGTTACCAGGAGCCAAGCGACTACGAGAAGGAGCATGGCAGCGTACTGTCGCTGTTTTTCAACCATAACTTCGGTAACGGTATCAGCTGGAACATCGACACTCGCGACGTCTGGCATACCGACCAGGCGCACGGCTTCGATGTCACAGCAATCCGCCCGGACTTGCTCCACGTCGCTCGCCGCGCACGCGGTCAGATCAACAGGCGCCGATACGATTACGTTGATACCAATCTGCATATCCCCTTCGATACTTTCGGTATCAGCCATAAGACGGTAATCGGCCTTACCGCGGGCCGCGACACTTTGGATGCCAACCGACTGCAGTTCTTCAATGCGCCGGCCAAGGGTCCTGAATCGCTGGATATCTCGATCTACGATCCGGTGTACGGCCAAGTTCCGGCATTGTCAGATCTGCCCTTGGTGGCCAACGGTAGTGCCAAGCTACTGACAGACCGCTACTCGGTGACGGAGAGCTATGGCGTGTATTTCGCCGACATGATGAGCCTTTCCGAACACTGGAAAGCCACGCTTGGTTTGCGCTATGCGCGCAATCACGAGTCGATCGTCGAGCGGCGGGTCGCTGGCGTTCCAAGGAACAGCAAGACCAACGGAAAATTTCTGCCCATGTACGGTCTGGTCTACCAACCGAACAAGCATTGGAGCTACTACGCAAGCTACAGCACGTCTTACGTGCCGCCAGCGGCCAACGCGATCGACATCCACGGGGTCAACAGCTTTGTGCCGACGTGGGCCAGTCAGATCGAAGCAGGGAGCAAGGCCAACTTCATGGACGGTCATCTGTCGGCCACGCTGGCGCTGTTCCGTATCAACGAGAAGAACACATTCAGTCATTTCCCTTGCGCCTACGGCACCTGCTACCAGCAGTTGGGCAAGGCGCGCTCGCAGGGCGCAGAGTTCGAGGTCAATGCACGCCCCGTGGATAATTGGCAGCTGACTGCCGGCTACAGCTATACCGACGCTCGGATCACGGCATCGACCACACCGGTACAGGTGAACAGTCGCCTGCCAGACGTGCCCTACAACAGCGCGCACGTCTGGTCACGCTATGACTTCACCAACGCCTCGCTGGAAGGACTGGGCTTTGGGGTGGGCGTTATTTACAACGGCGAACGTCAGGGTTTCAGCCCAACCAAGGTGGGTGTACCAATGTTGCGGCTACCCGCCTATACCCGGGTGGATACGGCGCTGTACTACAGCCGTGGGCCGTATGTGGTGACGTTCAAGGTCGAGAATCTGTTCGACAAGACCTACTACCAAAGTGCCGGGTTCAACGGTGACATCAATCTGCTTCCGGGCACTCCACGAATGTTCACCCTCTCGGTAAGGGCTTATTTCCAATGA